One part of the uncultured Celeribacter sp. genome encodes these proteins:
- a CDS encoding IclR family transcriptional regulator, protein MKEPSSGKTVPAVDNAMKLLRHIASSSAPEGVATIARATGTNVSTTFNILKTLARDSYVTFDPETKTYKSGLGLLSLAAPVLGANPTDLIRPLLEELAEDHRILIALWQVTETDRIVLIDSVPPQRVVHANVSHGSRLPVLIGSVGRCYAARYNLSRAECEAGYNQLTWQSAPGFDAYWQDVQDARDTGYAFDKGNLFLGLHIAGALALDAQGKARFGLSAIGIAAQTPPETLTNAAIGLRDAARKIEQCLFGTDSHKG, encoded by the coding sequence ATGAAAGAACCCAGCTCAGGAAAAACCGTTCCCGCCGTCGACAACGCCATGAAATTGTTGCGACATATTGCATCTTCCAGCGCGCCCGAAGGCGTGGCCACAATCGCACGGGCAACCGGCACCAATGTTTCCACGACGTTCAACATCCTGAAGACGCTGGCGCGTGACAGCTATGTGACCTTCGATCCGGAGACGAAGACCTATAAGAGCGGTCTGGGTCTGCTGTCGCTGGCGGCCCCGGTGCTGGGTGCAAATCCCACCGATCTGATCCGTCCCCTCCTGGAAGAACTCGCCGAGGACCACCGCATTCTGATTGCCCTCTGGCAGGTCACCGAGACCGATCGCATTGTGCTGATCGACAGCGTCCCGCCGCAACGCGTGGTCCATGCCAATGTCTCGCATGGGTCCCGATTGCCGGTGCTTATCGGGTCGGTCGGCCGCTGCTATGCCGCCCGCTACAACCTGTCGCGAGCAGAATGCGAAGCCGGATACAATCAGCTCACCTGGCAATCTGCCCCGGGGTTCGACGCTTACTGGCAAGATGTTCAGGACGCCCGGGACACAGGCTATGCTTTTGATAAGGGCAATCTGTTTCTCGGTCTGCATATTGCCGGCGCGCTGGCGCTTGATGCACAGGGCAAGGCGCGATTTGGCCTCAGCGCCATTGGCATCGCCGCCCAGACGCCGCCCGAAACCCTGACAAATGCCGCCATAGGCTTGCGAGACGCGGCGCGAAAGATCGAGCAATGCCTTTTTGGCACAGACAGCCACAAAGGCTGA
- a CDS encoding CoA transferase translates to MSGAVKGALDGLRVIDLSRILGGPWAGQVLGDHGADVIKVEPPSGDDTRHWGPPFAGDTASYFLGLNRNKRAIALDLRKPEGREVLLSLLEDADVLLENFKIGTLEKWGLGYDEVLSKRFPKLIHCRVSGFGADGPLGALPGYDAVLQAMSGIMSVNGAPESGPVRAGVPVVDMVTGLNAVIGILLALHEREASGRGQSVEAALFDSAISLLHPHAANYALSGKVPGRSGNDHPNISPYSAYQTGTGQIYLTVGNDRQFQRLCEIVEAPDIAADLRFASNGARVENRDALRAQLEAAFAHHDGVDLAERLIAAGVPAGPILNVAEALAHPHVAHRDLMVDIDGYRGIGAPVKLSRTPPSYRRAPPEFGAQNDEILEDIGIAEDARDSLRAQGVIPGTRQSG, encoded by the coding sequence ATGAGTGGCGCGGTCAAAGGGGCACTCGACGGGCTTCGGGTGATCGATCTCAGCCGTATTCTGGGTGGCCCCTGGGCCGGGCAGGTGCTGGGGGATCACGGTGCAGATGTGATCAAAGTGGAACCCCCAAGCGGCGATGATACCCGTCATTGGGGCCCTCCCTTTGCCGGGGACACGGCATCCTATTTTCTGGGCCTCAATCGCAACAAACGTGCCATTGCTCTGGATCTGCGCAAGCCAGAGGGCCGCGAGGTTTTGCTCTCTCTTCTGGAAGATGCGGATGTGCTGCTGGAAAATTTCAAGATCGGCACGCTTGAAAAATGGGGGCTCGGCTATGACGAAGTCCTGTCCAAACGCTTCCCGAAGCTGATTCATTGCCGGGTCTCCGGTTTTGGGGCCGATGGTCCGCTGGGCGCCTTACCCGGCTATGACGCGGTGCTGCAGGCCATGAGCGGGATCATGAGCGTGAATGGCGCGCCGGAAAGCGGGCCGGTGCGCGCGGGTGTGCCGGTGGTCGATATGGTCACCGGGCTGAACGCGGTGATTGGTATCCTTCTGGCGCTGCATGAGCGCGAGGCTTCTGGACGGGGACAGTCCGTCGAGGCTGCTTTATTCGATTCTGCGATTTCGTTGTTGCACCCGCATGCGGCCAACTATGCGCTGTCGGGCAAGGTGCCGGGGCGCAGCGGCAACGATCATCCCAACATTTCGCCCTATTCGGCCTATCAGACCGGAACGGGGCAGATTTATCTCACTGTGGGCAACGACCGGCAGTTCCAGCGGCTTTGCGAAATTGTGGAGGCGCCCGATATCGCTGCCGATCTTCGGTTCGCGAGCAATGGCGCGCGGGTCGAAAATCGGGATGCGCTCCGGGCGCAGCTTGAGGCGGCCTTTGCTCATCATGATGGGGTGGACCTTGCCGAGCGGCTCATCGCTGCCGGGGTTCCCGCCGGGCCGATCCTGAACGTGGCCGAAGCGCTGGCACACCCGCATGTCGCCCATCGTGACCTGATGGTCGACATTGATGGCTATCGTGGCATCGGGGCGCCGGTCAAACTGTCACGAACCCCCCCAAGCTACCGCAGGGCACCGCCTGAATTCGGGGCACAGAACGACGAAATACTGGAAGACATCGGGATCGCCGAAGACGCGCGTGACAGTCTTCGGGCTCAGGGGGTGATCCCCGGCACGCGGCAGTCGGGATAA
- a CDS encoding alcohol dehydrogenase, whose amino-acid sequence MYCQCIRSFGQPLQGEERPDMVPEGSEVIVRVTAAGVCHTDLHFREGGFDLGHGRRLNYAERGVELPMVAGHEVAGEVVATGPDAGPVDMSKTYVVYPWGGCGECDLCKAGEEQVCASPRFLGIYRDGGYATHIRVGHPRYLFDADGIAPEVAAPLACSGLTTYAALKKISATSQTHTPVLIGGGGLGLMCLQLMKAQDVKMPVVVDIDPVKREAALAAGAVVAVDPTAEDAVAQIHAACGGAPLAVIDFVGAETTAELAMTVVGKGATIVVVGLFGGATPWAIPMLPLKSVTIRGSYTGSLTEFAELMELARQGNITPIPTHVYPLEEADQVLDLLEGGKVVGRAILAGG is encoded by the coding sequence ATGTATTGCCAATGTATCCGTTCATTCGGTCAGCCGCTGCAGGGGGAAGAACGCCCTGATATGGTGCCCGAAGGCAGTGAAGTGATCGTGCGTGTGACCGCCGCAGGGGTGTGCCATACAGACCTGCATTTTCGAGAGGGCGGCTTCGATCTGGGCCATGGTCGGCGGTTGAACTATGCCGAACGTGGTGTCGAACTGCCAATGGTCGCCGGTCACGAGGTCGCGGGCGAGGTCGTGGCCACGGGCCCAGATGCCGGTCCGGTCGACATGTCGAAAACCTATGTCGTCTACCCATGGGGAGGCTGCGGCGAATGCGATCTTTGCAAGGCTGGCGAAGAGCAGGTCTGTGCGTCGCCCCGGTTTCTCGGGATCTACCGGGATGGGGGCTATGCGACGCATATCCGTGTCGGCCATCCGCGCTATCTGTTCGACGCAGATGGCATCGCGCCAGAAGTCGCCGCGCCGCTGGCTTGTTCGGGGCTGACGACCTATGCGGCACTCAAGAAGATATCGGCCACCTCGCAGACGCACACGCCGGTTTTGATCGGTGGGGGTGGGTTGGGGTTGATGTGTCTTCAGCTCATGAAGGCGCAGGATGTCAAGATGCCGGTCGTGGTCGATATCGATCCGGTCAAACGTGAGGCGGCTCTGGCGGCGGGTGCTGTGGTGGCGGTCGATCCCACTGCAGAGGATGCGGTGGCCCAGATCCATGCAGCCTGCGGTGGTGCTCCTCTGGCAGTGATCGATTTTGTGGGTGCCGAGACAACTGCCGAACTTGCGATGACCGTGGTGGGCAAAGGTGCGACCATTGTCGTGGTCGGTTTGTTCGGTGGGGCAACGCCCTGGGCGATCCCGATGCTGCCGCTCAAATCCGTCACGATCCGTGGCAGCTACACCGGGTCTCTGACCGAATTCGCGGAGCTGATGGAGCTGGCCAGACAGGGTAATATCACCCCCATTCCGACGCATGTCTATCCGCTGGAGGAGGCGGATCAGGTGCTTGATCTGCTTGAGGGCGGAAAGGTGGTGGGTCGCGCCATTTTGGCTGGCGGCTGA
- a CDS encoding C4-dicarboxylate TRAP transporter substrate-binding protein, producing the protein MTIKTRAVLAAAAACTALSATALHAETLRYAIGFPPGGAVTDGIAEFNEKLQAETDMALKVYELSLLDLKETPPGVRDGLADAGYVLTPYYPAEFSESNLPANMSMLATVGTPTKSSGAVMAGAMTEYIMLHCDECQAQFAAQNQLFMGAIGTPEYVQLCTSPVRGVEDIKGKKMRSSVDAMGRWAEHFGGTKVSLPANDIYEAMSQGVVDCTMISAPELGNFQLFDVTKYITLGLPGGSFAGVGSMNMNLDTWRGLSAEQRADFLRLAPFNSAAITVNYHLAATTDIEKARANGTEIIEAPEDLVKATEDFVADDAAVIKASFENDFGLQNVDEKYEQIAGLIERWKGLTQDVYDDKEAMTELLWTEVFSKVDPATYGLN; encoded by the coding sequence ATGACGATCAAGACACGTGCCGTTCTGGCGGCAGCTGCAGCTTGCACAGCATTGAGCGCAACCGCGCTACACGCGGAAACCCTGCGCTATGCCATCGGGTTTCCGCCGGGTGGTGCCGTCACGGACGGGATTGCCGAGTTCAACGAAAAGCTTCAGGCCGAAACCGATATGGCGCTGAAAGTCTATGAGCTGTCGCTTCTGGATCTTAAGGAAACGCCGCCGGGCGTGCGCGATGGCCTGGCCGACGCAGGCTATGTGCTGACCCCGTATTATCCGGCGGAATTCTCGGAATCCAATCTGCCGGCCAATATGTCGATGCTCGCCACTGTGGGCACGCCGACCAAATCTTCGGGGGCGGTGATGGCCGGGGCGATGACGGAATATATCATGTTGCATTGCGACGAATGTCAGGCGCAGTTCGCCGCGCAGAATCAGCTGTTCATGGGGGCCATCGGCACGCCGGAATATGTTCAGCTCTGCACCAGCCCGGTGCGGGGTGTCGAAGATATAAAAGGCAAGAAAATGCGATCTTCTGTGGATGCAATGGGCCGCTGGGCTGAGCATTTCGGCGGGACGAAAGTGTCGCTCCCGGCCAATGACATTTACGAAGCCATGTCGCAAGGCGTTGTCGATTGCACGATGATCTCTGCCCCTGAGTTGGGCAACTTCCAGCTGTTCGACGTCACGAAATACATCACGCTCGGCCTGCCTGGCGGCAGCTTCGCCGGTGTCGGTTCCATGAACATGAATCTGGATACATGGCGCGGGTTGAGCGCCGAACAGCGTGCGGATTTCCTGCGGCTTGCGCCGTTCAACTCGGCTGCGATCACGGTCAATTACCATCTGGCCGCCACAACGGACATTGAAAAGGCCCGTGCCAACGGCACCGAAATCATCGAAGCGCCGGAGGACTTGGTCAAAGCCACCGAGGACTTCGTCGCCGACGATGCGGCTGTGATCAAGGCGAGCTTTGAAAATGATTTCGGCCTGCAGAATGTCGATGAGAAATACGAGCAGATCGCCGGGCTGATTGAGCGCTGGAAAGGGCTCACCCAGGATGTCTATGACGACAAGGAGGCCATGACCGAGCTGTTGTGGACCGAAGTCTTCTCGAAAGTCGATCCGGCCACCTACGGGCTGAATTGA
- a CDS encoding NAD-dependent succinate-semialdehyde dehydrogenase — MSTTDTKLFINGVWRASSDGKRSEVHNPATGETVGYHAMATQADLEEAAQAANKAFPLWRDTPAMERAAILRRAAALLRDRVDEVAKVLTAEMGKPIIEAETELRSAADILDWFAEEARRIYGRVIPARSPDVMQLALKQPVGPVAAFTPWNFPFSQLVRKVAPALAAGCTMVAKPPEDTPASPAVLAEVLAEAGLPAGVLNLVYGNPPDIANFLIPHPVIRKVSFTGSVPVGKQLAALAGQHMKRITMELGGHSPVLVFDDADIDAAARDLATFKFRNAGQVCISPTRILVQRGIYDRFVARLREEAEQITPAPGIDRETRMGPLVSQRRVEAVTAIIAEAVADGATLITGGERIEQPGFFYRPTLLEKVPGGSRILHEEPFGPVAILAPFDTIEEAIEESNRLAYGLAAYAFTSSIKTSQILQNHLETGMLAINHTALGLPELPLGGVKDSGFGSEGGPEAIEAYVFTKLVTQKC; from the coding sequence ATGTCTACGACGGATACGAAACTTTTCATCAATGGGGTTTGGCGCGCGTCTTCTGATGGCAAACGCTCCGAAGTGCACAACCCTGCCACGGGCGAAACCGTTGGGTATCACGCCATGGCCACGCAGGCAGATCTGGAAGAAGCTGCACAGGCTGCAAATAAGGCTTTTCCGCTGTGGCGCGATACGCCCGCCATGGAGCGCGCGGCGATTTTGCGCCGTGCCGCCGCGCTGCTGCGGGACCGGGTCGATGAGGTGGCCAAGGTGTTGACGGCTGAGATGGGCAAGCCGATCATCGAAGCGGAAACCGAACTGCGCTCTGCGGCGGATATTCTCGACTGGTTTGCCGAAGAAGCACGCCGGATCTATGGTCGGGTCATTCCCGCCCGCAGCCCCGATGTCATGCAGCTTGCGCTCAAACAGCCGGTGGGGCCCGTGGCCGCGTTCACGCCGTGGAACTTTCCGTTTTCACAGCTTGTACGCAAAGTGGCCCCGGCGCTGGCTGCAGGCTGTACCATGGTGGCCAAACCCCCAGAAGATACCCCCGCCAGCCCGGCGGTTCTGGCCGAGGTTCTGGCCGAAGCCGGCCTGCCAGCTGGTGTTCTGAACCTTGTCTACGGGAACCCGCCGGACATTGCGAATTTCCTGATCCCCCATCCCGTCATTCGCAAGGTGTCCTTTACCGGCTCCGTGCCTGTGGGCAAACAATTGGCGGCACTCGCAGGTCAGCATATGAAGCGGATCACCATGGAGCTTGGCGGGCACAGCCCGGTTCTGGTGTTCGACGATGCGGATATTGATGCGGCGGCCCGCGATCTTGCGACTTTCAAGTTCCGCAACGCCGGTCAGGTTTGTATTTCTCCGACACGCATTCTGGTGCAGCGCGGTATCTACGACCGGTTTGTGGCAAGGTTGCGCGAAGAGGCGGAGCAGATCACCCCGGCGCCTGGGATTGATCGTGAGACACGTATGGGGCCTTTGGTCAGTCAACGCCGTGTCGAAGCCGTCACGGCAATCATCGCAGAGGCGGTCGCGGATGGGGCCACCCTGATCACCGGCGGCGAACGGATCGAACAGCCGGGGTTCTTCTATCGTCCCACGCTGCTGGAAAAAGTGCCCGGCGGGTCGCGGATCCTTCATGAGGAACCGTTTGGGCCGGTTGCGATTCTGGCGCCCTTCGACACGATTGAAGAGGCGATCGAGGAATCGAACCGACTGGCCTACGGTCTTGCTGCCTATGCGTTTACCTCTTCGATCAAGACCTCGCAGATCCTGCAGAACCATCTGGAAACGGGCATGCTGGCGATCAACCACACGGCCCTTGGCCTGCCCGAATTGCCGCTGGGCGGGGTGAAGGATTCGGGCTTTGGGTCCGAAGGCGGTCCGGAAGCGATCGAAGCCTATGTCTTCACCAAGCTCGTAACACAGAAGTGCTGA
- a CDS encoding acyl-CoA dehydrogenase produces the protein MKDKNQIQWDDPFLMDAQLSGEERMIRETAHAYAQDRLAPRVRDAFRREETDPAIFREMGELGLLGVTLPEDYGGIGAGYVSYGLVAREVERVDSGFRSMMSVQSSLVIYPIYAFGSEAQKQKYLPKLASGEWIGCFGLTEPDAGSDPGGMKTTATPVSGGYRLNGTKMWISNAPLADVFVVWAKSAAHDGQIRGFILEKGMDGLSAPKIEGKMSLRASVTGEIVMQDVEVTEEALLPNIAGLSGPFGCLNRARYGIAWGVMGAAETCWHAARQYGLDRKQFGRPLAQTQLYQKKLADMMTEIALGLQGALRVGRLFEEQTMAPEMISLVKRNNCGKALEIARMARDMHGGNGISDAFPVFRHMVNLETVNTYEGTHDVHALILGRAQTGLQAFF, from the coding sequence ATGAAAGACAAAAATCAAATCCAGTGGGACGATCCGTTCCTGATGGACGCACAGCTTTCGGGCGAGGAACGCATGATCCGGGAGACAGCGCATGCCTATGCACAGGACCGTCTGGCCCCAAGGGTGCGCGATGCTTTCCGCCGGGAAGAGACCGATCCGGCCATTTTTCGCGAAATGGGGGAATTGGGGCTTTTGGGTGTGACCTTGCCCGAGGACTACGGTGGCATCGGTGCGGGCTATGTGTCCTATGGGCTCGTCGCGCGTGAAGTCGAGCGTGTCGACAGTGGTTTTCGATCGATGATGTCGGTGCAATCCAGCCTGGTGATCTATCCGATTTATGCCTTCGGCTCGGAGGCACAGAAACAGAAATACCTGCCGAAGCTGGCATCCGGGGAATGGATTGGGTGTTTCGGCCTGACCGAGCCGGATGCGGGGTCTGACCCGGGCGGTATGAAAACGACGGCGACACCTGTGTCGGGCGGCTATCGTTTGAATGGCACCAAGATGTGGATTTCAAACGCTCCTCTGGCAGATGTGTTCGTGGTCTGGGCCAAATCTGCGGCGCATGATGGTCAGATCCGCGGTTTCATTCTGGAAAAGGGCATGGACGGGCTGTCCGCGCCCAAGATTGAGGGCAAGATGAGCCTACGGGCCTCAGTGACCGGCGAAATCGTCATGCAGGATGTCGAAGTCACGGAAGAGGCGCTGCTGCCGAATATCGCCGGGCTGTCAGGGCCATTCGGCTGTCTGAACCGGGCACGGTATGGCATCGCCTGGGGGGTGATGGGCGCGGCTGAGACCTGTTGGCATGCCGCGCGGCAATATGGTCTGGACAGAAAGCAGTTCGGGCGCCCGCTGGCGCAAACGCAGCTGTATCAGAAGAAGCTCGCGGATATGATGACGGAAATTGCGCTGGGTCTGCAGGGCGCGCTGCGGGTGGGGCGGCTGTTTGAAGAGCAGACGATGGCGCCAGAGATGATTTCTCTGGTCAAACGCAACAACTGCGGTAAGGCGCTGGAGATTGCCCGGATGGCGCGCGACATGCATGGCGGCAACGGGATTTCCGATGCCTTCCCGGTCTTCCGCCATATGGTCAATCTGGAGACGGTCAACACCTATGAGGGCACGCATGACGTTCATGCGCTGATTCTTGGGCGCGCGCAGACCGGGTTGCAGGCCTTCTTTTAG
- a CDS encoding TRAP transporter large permease subunit — translation MTDIQIGFAGIALLLTLIAFRVPIALALISVSFGGMAILVSPKAAWGALGVIPYSFTATWHLSSIPMFVLMGFFCFHAGLTTGLFRAARMWLSALPGGLAVAGVLGCAGFAAVTGSSIACAAAMGRIAAPEMLRYRYDEGLATGAIAAAGTIGALIPPSILFILYGIIAQVQVSQLFLAGFVIGLMTVVAYTLVIVVRVMLNPDLAPKAEEHIGWRERFDALRDVWPILVLVLGVFGGLFAGIFTPTEAGGVGAALSLVIALVRRSISLEGVWISLKETLTISASIFIIAVGASMLTRFFTFSGVSDAIADTVVGMGVSPLLLILAIAVLYLILGMFLEPIGAMLLTLPILLPLVETAGIELLWFGVLVAKLLEIGMITPPIGLNVFVLKGVMGDRVPIGTIFAGVSRFILADLVIIALMVAFPNIVLFTQYLLQ, via the coding sequence TTGACTGATATTCAGATCGGTTTCGCGGGCATTGCCCTTCTGTTGACCCTGATTGCCTTTCGCGTGCCAATCGCGCTGGCGCTGATCAGCGTGTCTTTTGGCGGCATGGCCATTCTTGTGTCGCCCAAGGCCGCATGGGGCGCGTTGGGGGTTATCCCGTACAGCTTTACGGCGACGTGGCATTTGTCGTCCATTCCGATGTTTGTCCTCATGGGGTTCTTCTGCTTTCATGCCGGGCTGACCACGGGTCTGTTCCGGGCCGCACGCATGTGGTTGTCGGCCTTGCCTGGCGGGTTGGCCGTGGCCGGTGTGCTGGGCTGTGCCGGTTTCGCGGCTGTCACCGGTTCGTCGATTGCCTGTGCGGCGGCGATGGGGCGGATCGCGGCTCCGGAAATGCTGCGCTACCGCTACGACGAAGGTCTTGCAACCGGGGCCATTGCCGCCGCCGGGACCATCGGTGCGCTTATCCCGCCCTCCATCCTCTTCATCTTGTACGGCATTATCGCGCAGGTTCAGGTCAGCCAGTTGTTTCTGGCGGGGTTCGTGATCGGTCTGATGACCGTCGTTGCCTATACGTTAGTGATCGTGGTGCGGGTGATGCTGAACCCCGATTTGGCCCCGAAAGCCGAAGAGCATATCGGGTGGCGAGAGCGCTTCGATGCCCTGCGGGATGTCTGGCCGATCCTTGTTCTGGTGCTGGGGGTGTTCGGGGGTCTCTTTGCCGGGATCTTCACGCCGACAGAAGCCGGTGGCGTCGGGGCGGCCCTGTCTCTCGTGATCGCTCTGGTGCGACGGTCTATCAGCCTTGAAGGCGTGTGGATTTCGCTCAAGGAAACGCTGACCATTTCGGCCTCGATCTTCATCATCGCGGTTGGTGCCAGCATGTTGACGCGCTTTTTTACCTTTTCGGGCGTGAGCGACGCCATCGCCGATACGGTCGTGGGCATGGGCGTTTCACCGCTCCTGCTGATCCTTGCGATCGCCGTGCTCTATCTGATCCTGGGCATGTTCCTTGAGCCGATTGGCGCGATGCTTCTGACGCTGCCGATCCTGCTGCCACTGGTGGAAACAGCGGGCATTGAGCTGCTTTGGTTCGGTGTGCTGGTGGCCAAGCTTCTGGAGATCGGCATGATCACCCCACCCATCGGTCTGAACGTCTTTGTGCTCAAGGGCGTGATGGGGGATCGGGTGCCCATCGGCACGATTTTCGCGGGGGTGTCACGCTTTATCCTCGCCGATCTCGTGATCATTGCGCTCATGGTCGCGTTCCCGAACATCGTCCTCTTCACACAATACTTGCTGCAATAG
- a CDS encoding TRAP transporter small permease, with product MQKTDKLLRGLIAAYGAIGAAAIFLMMLHITADVVGKFVFNRPLPGTIPIVSQYYMVIAAFLPLAMVEKLSGHISVEILYATFPRTMRGILTVFSTALGVVVFAALTWATWGEAVKKYQIGAFSYEQGIKVPIWPSYFILPAGAGLLALVLLWRLVAQLTRVEDPSALAPAAANDHMEEEAID from the coding sequence ATGCAAAAGACCGACAAGCTATTGCGCGGATTGATCGCGGCCTACGGCGCCATTGGCGCGGCTGCCATCTTTCTGATGATGCTGCACATTACCGCCGATGTCGTCGGCAAGTTCGTGTTCAACCGCCCGCTGCCGGGCACCATTCCGATCGTGTCGCAATATTACATGGTTATTGCCGCGTTCTTGCCGCTGGCGATGGTCGAAAAATTGAGCGGGCATATTTCGGTTGAGATCCTCTACGCCACCTTCCCGCGCACGATGCGCGGGATCCTGACCGTGTTTTCCACGGCATTGGGCGTGGTCGTTTTCGCCGCGCTGACCTGGGCGACCTGGGGAGAGGCGGTCAAGAAATACCAGATCGGCGCTTTCAGCTACGAGCAGGGGATCAAAGTGCCGATCTGGCCGTCTTATTTCATCCTGCCCGCAGGTGCCGGGCTTCTGGCGCTGGTTCTTCTCTGGCGGCTCGTCGCCCAATTGACCCGGGTCGAGGACCCTTCGGCCCTCGCGCCTGCTGCTGCGAACGATCATATGGAGGAAGAGGCCATTGACTGA